Proteins from a single region of Chaetodon trifascialis isolate fChaTrf1 chromosome 10, fChaTrf1.hap1, whole genome shotgun sequence:
- the cnot1 gene encoding CCR4-NOT transcription complex subunit 1 isoform X1, which yields MNLDSLSLALSQISYLVDNLTKKNYRASQQEIQHIVNRHGPEADRHLLRCLFSHVDFSGDGKSSGKDFHQTQFLIQECVSLISKPNFISTLCYAIDNPLHYQKSLKPSAHVFTQLSKVLKLSKVQEVIFGLALLNSCNADLRGFAAQFIKQKLPDLLRSYVDADLGGNQEGGFQDIAIEVLHLLLSHLLFGQKGASGVGQEQIDAFLKTLCRDFPQERCPVVLAPLLYPEKRDILMDRILPDSGELAKTMMESSLAEFMQEVGYGFCASLDECRNIILQYGVREVTASQVARVLGMMARTHSGLTDGIPLQSISAPGSGIWSDGKDKNDGSQAHTWNVEVLIDVVKEVNPNLNFKEVTYELDHPGFIIRDSKGLHIVVYGIQRGLGMEVFPVDLIYRPWKHAEGQLSFIQHSLMSPEVFCFADYPCHTVAIDILKAPPEDDNREIATWKSLDLVESLLRLSEVGQYEQVKQLFGFPIKHCPDMLVLALLQISTSWHTLRHELISTLMPIFLGNHPNSAIILHYAWHGQGQSPSIRQLIMHSMAEWYMRGEQYDQAKLSRILDVAQDLKSLSMLLNGTPFAFVIDLAALASRREYLKLDKWLTDKIREHGEPFIQACVTFLKRRCPSIMGGLAPDKEQPKSAQLPPETLATMLACLQSCAGSVSQELSETILTMVANCSNVMNKARQPPPGVMPKGRAPSTSSLDAISPVQMDPLSGMGSLNLGGTATSHTQSMQGFPTSLSSAFSNPQSPAKAFPPLSNPNPSTPFGGIGSLSSQLPGMDSGPLGSGIGSGIGSSLGMQTVNTDPFASRKMSTPGLNPPTFQQSKMKASDLSQVWPEANQHFSKEIDDEANSYFQRIYNHPPHPTMSVDEVLEMLQRFKDSTIKREREVFNCMLRNLFEEYRFFPQYPDKELHITACLFGGIIEKGLVTYMALGLALRYVLEALRKPYGSKMYYFGIAALDRFKNRLKDYPQYCQHLASIAHFLQFPHHLQECVQYIEYGQQSRDPPVKMQGSITTPGSLALAHVQAQAQSQQPGAPKAPQPGQPSTLVTTTTTTTTAAKTTTITRPTPSSFKKDVPPSINTTNIDTLLVATDQTERIVEPPENVQEKIAFIFNNLSQSNMTQKVEELKETVKEEFMPWVSQYLVMKRVSIEPNFHSLYSNFLDTLKNPEFVKMVLNETYRNIKVLLTSDKAAANFSDRSLLKNLGHWLGMITLAKNKPILYTDLEVKSLLLEAYVKGQQELLYVVPFVAKVLESSLRSMVFRPQNPWTMAIMNVLAELHQEHDLKLNLKFEIEVLCKNLSLDINELKPGNLLKDKEKLKSLEEQLSAPKKEAKPPEEMLPVSTTGDFVPFAAPPSTPAATTTTCTTTGPPTPQFSYHDINVYALAGLAPHININGSIPLLQAHPQLKQCVRQSVERAVQELVHPVVDRSIKIAMTTCEQIIRKDFALDSEESRMRVAAHHMMRNLTAGMAMITCREPLLMSIATNLKNSFAAALRAPTPQQREMMEEAAARIAQDNCELACCFIQKTAVEKAGPEMDKRLATEFELRKHARQEGRRYCDPVVLTYQAERMPEQIRLKVGGVDPKQLAVYEEFARNVPGFLPSNDLSQPTGFLAQPMKQQAWATDDVAQIYDKCMADLEQHLHAIPPALAMNPLTQALRSLLEAVVLARNSRDGIAALGLLQKAVEGLLDATSGADADLLLRYRECHLLVLKALQDGRAYGPQWCNKQITRCLIECRDEYKYNVEAVELLIRNHLVNMQQYDLHLAQSMENGLHYMAVAFAMQLVKLLLVDERSVSHVTEADLFHTIETLMRTCAHSRANAPEGLPQLMDVVRSNYEAMIDRAHGGPNFMMHSGISQASEYDDPPGLREKAEYLLREWVNLYHSAAAGRDSTKAFSAFVGQMHQQGILKTDDLITRFFRLCTEMCVEISYRAQAEQQHNPAASAAIIRAKCYHNLDAFVRLIALLVKHSGEATNTVTKINLLNKVLGIVVGVLIQDHDVRQTEFQQLPYHRIFIMLLLELNAPEHVLETINFQTLTAFCNTFHILRPTKAPGFVYAWLELISHRIFIARMLAHTPQQKGWPMYAQLLIDLFKYLAPFLRNVELNKPMQILYKGTLRVLLVLLHDFPEFLCDYHYGFCDVIPPNCIQLRNLILSAFPRNMRLPDPFTPNLKVDMLSEINIAPRILTNFTGVMPSQFKKDLDSYLKTRSPVTFLSELRSNLQVSNEPGNRYNIQLINALVLYVGTQAIAHIHNKGSTPSMSTITHSAHMDIFQNLAVDLDTEGRYLFLNAIANQLRYPNSHTHYFSCTMLYLFAEANTEAIQEQITRVLLERLIVNRPHPWGLLITFIELIKNPAFKFWSHDFVHCAPEIEKLFQSVAQCCMGQKQAQQVMEGTGAS from the exons ATGAATCTTGACTCGCTCTCGCTGGCTTTGTCTCAAATCAGCTATTTGGTGGACAATTTAACAAAGAAAAATTACAGAGCCAGCCAGCAAGAAATACAGCAT ATTGTTAATCGTCACGGTCCTGAGGCAGACAGGCATCTACTACGCTGTCTCTTCTCCCATGTGGATTTCAGTGGCGATGGTAAAAGCAGTGGCAAGGACTTTCACCAG ACACAATTTCTGATCCAGGAGTGTGTGTCGCTGATATCCAAGCCAAACTTTATCTCTACTCTGTGTTACGCCATTGACAATCCCCTGCACTACCAGAAG AGTTTGAAGCCATCAGCCCACGTATTCACTCAGCTGAGTAAAGTTCTTAAGCTCAGCAAGGTCCAAGAG GTGATATTTGGTCTTGCTTTGCTCAACTCCTGCAACGCAGACCTTCGTGGTTTTG CTGCGCAGTTCATCAAGCAGAAACTTCCAGACCTCCTGCGGTCATACGTTGACGCGGATCTTGGAGGAAACCAGGAAGGTGGCTTCCAAGACATTGCCATAGAGGTCTTGCACCTACTGCTCTCCCATCTACTGTTTGGCCAGAAGGGGGCCAGTGGGGTGGGGCAAGAACAGATTGACGCCTTTCTGAAGACACTTTGTCGAG ATTTCCCTCAGGAGCGCTGCCCTGTGGTGCTCGCACCACTGCTGTACCCTGAAAAACGGGACATTCTCATGGACAGGATTCTGCCAGACTCGGGGGAGTTAGCTAAGACCATGATGGAGAGTTCTCTTGCAGAATTCATGCAAGAAGTTGGCTATGGCTTCTGTGCAAG TCTAGATGAGTGCAGAAACATAATCCTCCAGTATGGAGTGAGAGAGGTGACAGCCAGCCAGGTAGCCCGGGTCCTGGGCATGATGGCTCGTACCCACTCTGGCCTAACTGATGGCATCCCACTACAG TCCATCTCTGCTCCTGGAAGTGGTATCTGGAGTGATGGTAAAGATAAGAATGATGGCTCACAGGCCCACACGTGGAATGTTGAGGTTCTCATCGATGTTGTCAAAGAAGTG AATCCCAACCTGAACTTCAAAGAGGTGACATACGAGCTGGACCACCCAGGTTTTATAATCCGGGACAGTAAAGGCCTGCATATAGTGGTGTATGGCATTCAGAGGGGCCTAGGCATGGAGGTCTTCCCTGTTGATCTCATCTATCGGCCATGGAAACACGCTGAGGGACAG ttGTCCTTCATTCAGCACTCCTTGATGAGCCCAGAAGTGTTCTGCTTTGCTGACTACCCTTGCCATACTGTCGCCATTGACATCCTTAAGGCCCCACCAGAGGACGACAACAGGGAGATTGCCACCTG GAAAAGTCTGGACCTGGTGGAAAGTCTGCTGAGGTTGTCTGAGGTTGGCCAGTATGAGCAAGTGAAGCAGCTGTTTGGTTTTCCAATCAAGCACTGCCCAGACATGTTGGTGCTGGCATTGCTGCAGATCTCCACCTCCTGGCACACACTGCGCCATGAGCTCATCTCTACCCTAATGCCCATCTTTCTGGGCAACCACCCTAACTCTGCCATTATCCTTCACTACGCCTGGCATGGACAG GGACAGTCTCCCTCCATTCGTCAGTTAATTATGCATTCAATGGCTGAGTGGTACATGAGAGGGGAACAGTACGACCAGGCCAAACTGTCTCGCATCCTTGATGTGGCCCAGGACTTAAAG TCTCTCTCGATGTTGCTGAATGGTACTCCATTTGCCTTTGTAATTGACCTCGCTGCACTTGCCTCTCGCCGTGAATACCTCAAACTTGATAAATGGCTGACTGACAAAATCAGAGAGCATGGA GAACCTTTTATCCAGGCGTGTGTGACATTTCTGAAGAGGCGTTGTCCATCCATTATGGGGGGTCTGGCTCCAGATAAGGAACAGCCCAAAAGCGCCCAGCTACCCCCAGAGACGTTAGCCACCAtgctggcctgcctgcagtcctgTGCTGG AAGCGTGTCCCAGGAGCTGTCAGAGACAATCTTGACCATGGTTGCCAACTGCAGCAATGTAATGAATAAAGCCCGGCAGCCGCCCCCAGGGGTGATGCCAAAGGGACGTGCCCCCAGCACCAGCAGCCTGGATGCAATCTCTCCTGTACAG ATGGATCCTCTGTCTGGCATGGGCTCCTTGAACCTGGGGGGCACTGCCACTTCCCACACTCAAAGCATGCAGGGTTTCCCAACCTCATTGAGTTCAGCTTTCAGCAATCCCCAATCCCCAGCAAAAGCTTTTCCACCACTCTCCAACCCTAACCCCAGCACACCATTTGGGGGCATTGGCAGCCTGTCCTCGCAGCTCCCTGGTATGGACTCTG GTCCCTTGGGCTCAGGCATCGGCTCTGGTATTGGCTCTAGTCTGGGGATGCAAACAGTAAACACCGACCCTTTTGCCAGCAGGAAGATGAGCACACCAGGCCTGAACCCACCTACCTTTCAGCAGAGTAAGATGAAGGCCT CTGACCTTTCTCAGGTGTGGCCCGAGGCAAACCAGCACTTTAGTAAGGAGATAGACGATGAAGCAAACAGCTACTTCCAGCGCATCTACAACCACCCACCTCACCCAACTATGTCTGTGGATGAA GTActggagatgctgcagaggTTCAAGGATTCAACCATTAAGCGGGAGCGAGAGGTGTTCAATTGCATGCTTCGGAACTTGTTTGAGGAGTACCGATTCTTCCCACAGTATCCAGACAAGGAGCTGCACATCACTGCCTGCCTTTTTGGTGGCATTATCGAAAAGGGTCTTGTGACTTACATGGCCCTGGGCTTGGCCCTCCGATATGTTCTTGAAGCCTTAAGAAAACCCTACGGATCAAAAATGTATTACTTTGGAATTGCTGCCCTAGATAGGTTTAAAAACAG ACTAAAGGACTACCCTCAGTATTGTCAACACCTGGCTTCAATTGCCCACTTCTTGCAATTTCCCCACCATTTGCAAGA GTGTGTGCAGTATATTGAGTATGGCCAACAGTCACGGGACCCTCCGGTGAAGATGCAAGGCTCCATCACCACCCCTGGCAGTCTGGCACTGGCACATGTCCAAGCCCAGGCACAGTCGCAGCAACCTGGTGCCCCCAAAGCTCCACAGCCAGGTCAGCCCAGCACTCTAGTCACCACCACAACGACGACAACCACAGCAGCCAAGACCACCACCATCACAAGACCAACACCCAGCAGCTTCAAGAAGGATGTTCCT CCCTCCATAAACACAACCAACATTGACACCCTGCTGGTGGCCACTGATCAAACTGAGAGGATTGTCGAGCCTCCAGAGAATGTCCAGGAGAagattgcttttattttcaacaaCCTTTCTCAGTCCAACATGACACAGAAG GTTGAGGAGTTGAAAGAGACTGTGAAGGAGGAGTTTATGCCCTGGGTGTCTCAGTACCTGGTGATGAAGCGTGTCAGCATTGAGCCCAACTTCCACAGTCTCTATTCCAACTTTCTGGATACTCTGAAGAACCCAGAGTTTGTCAAGATGGTCCTCAATGAGACTTACAGGAATATCAAG GTTCTGTTGACTTCTGACAAGGCAGCTGCCAATTTCTCTGATCGCTCACTGCTGAAGAATCTGGGCCACTGGTTGGGCATGATTACACTGGCTAAAAACAAGCCTATCCTTTATACA GATCTGGAAGTGAAATCTCTGCTATTGGAAGCTTACGTGAAAGGCCAGCAGGAGCTTCTGTATGTGGTTCCCTTTGTGGCCAAAGTGTTGGAGTCCAGTTTACGAAGCATG GTCTTCAGACCTCAGAACCCCTGGACCATGGCCATCATGAATGTTCTTGCTGAGCTGCATCAGGAACATGACCTCAAG CTGAACCTAAAGTTTGAGATTGAAGTTCTGTGTAAGAACCTGTCTCTGGACATCAATGAGCTCAAACCAGGAAATTTGCTGAAGGACAAGGAGAAGCTGAAGAGCCTGGAGGAACAGCTCTCTGCACCAAAGAAAGAGGCAAAGCCTCCAGAGGAGATGTTGCCTGTTTCTACCACAG GAGACTTTGTTCCATTTGCAGCTCCTCCCTCAACACCagctgccaccaccaccacttgCACAACCACTGGGCCCCCCACCCCACAGTTCAGTTACCATGACATCAATGTGTATGCCTTGGCAGGCCTGGCTCCACACATCAATATAAATGGCAGT ATCCCTCTGCTACAGGCGCATCCTCAGTTGAAGCAGTGTGTACGCCAGTCAGTAGAGCGAGCTGTCCAAGAGCTGGTGCACCCTGTGGTTGACCGCTCTATCAAAATTGCCATGACGACCTGTGAACAGATCATCAGGAAGGACTTTGCCCTGGATTCGGAGGAGTCCCGCATGCGTGTGGCTGCCCACCATATGATGAGAAACCTGACTGCTGGCATGGCCATGATCACCTGTCGGGAGCCACTGCTCATGAGCATTGCCACCAACCTGAAGAACAGCTTTGCAGCTGCACTGAGG GCACCAACCCCCCAACAGAGGGAAATGATGGAAGAGGCTGCAGCCAGGATTGCTCAAGACAACTGTGAATTAGCTTGCTGCTTCATTCAGAAAACAGCTGTGGAGAAGGCTGGCCCTGAAATGGACAAGAGACTAGCCACG GAGTTTGAGCTGAGGAAGCATGCACGTCAAGAGGGCCGTCGTTATTGTGATCCCGTAGTCCTGACTTACCAGGCTGAACGTATGCCTGAGCAGATCAGACTGAAG GTGGGAGGGGTGGATCCCAAGCAACTTGCTGTCTACGAGGAGTTTGCCAGGAATGTTCCAGGTTTCTTACCCAGTAACGATCTCTCCCAACCCACTGGCTTTTTGGCTCAGCCCATGAAA CAACAGGCATGGGCCACAGATGATGTGGCTCAGATCTACGATAAGTGCATGGCAGACTTGGAGCAGCATCTTCACGCCATCCCCCCTGCCCTAGCCATGAACCCCCTGACCCAGGCTTTGCGCAGCCTGTTGGAAGCTGTGGTCTTGGCTCGAAACTCCAGGGATGGCATCGCCGCACTTGGCCTGCTGCAGAAG GCTGTGGAGGGGCTTCTGGATGCTACAAGTGGGGCTGATGCAGACTTGCTGCTCCGCTACCGGGAGTGCCACCTGCTGGTGCTTAAAGCCCTTCAGGATGGACGTGCCTATGGACCACAGTGGTGCAATAAGCAGATCACCAG GTGTCTGATTGAATGTCGTGATGAGTACAAATACAACGTGGAGGCAGTGGAGCTTCTGATCAGGAACCATCTGGTGAACATGCAGCAGTATGACCTGCATCTGGCACAG TCAATGGAAAATGGTCTGCACTACATGGCAGTGGCGTTTGCCATGCAGTTGGTGAAGCTTCTGCTTGTGGATGAACGCAGTGTCAGCCATGTCACAGAGGCTGATCTCTTCCACACAATTGAGACTTTAATGAGGACCTGTGCTCACTCCAGAGCCAATGCACCTGAGGG TCTTCCTCAGCTGATGGATGTTGTTCGCTCCAACTATGAGGCTATGATTGACCGGGCCCATGGGGGACCCAACTTCATGATGCACTCTGGGATTTCACAGGCTTCAGAATATGATGACCCTCCAGGCCTGAGGGAGAAGGCAGAGTACCTTCTGAGGGAATGGGTCAACCTGTatcactcagctgctgctggcagggATAGCACCAAAgctttctctgcctttgttggcCAG ATGCACCAGCAGGGCATACTGAAGACAGATGACTTGATCACGAGGTTCTTCCGGCTgtgcacagaaatgtgtgtggagATAAGCTATCGGGCACAGGCTGAACAGCAGCACAACCCAGCAGCCAGTGCAGCCATCATCAGAGCCAAGTGTTACCACAACCTGGATGCGTTTGTTAGGCTCATAGCCCTGCTGGTGAAACACTCCGGAGAGGCCACCAACACGGTCACAAAAATCAACCTCCTCAACAAG GTGCTGGGTATCGTAGTCGGGGTGCTGATACAGGACCATGATGTCCGTCAGACAGAATTCCAACAGCTGCCGTACCACCGCATTTTCattatgctgctgctggagctcaaCGCCCCCGAACATGTCCTGGAGACGATCAACTTCCAGACGCTCACTGCCTTCTG CAATACCTTCCACATCCTGAGACCCACCAAAGCACCTGGCTTTGTCTACGCCTGGCTGGAACTCATCTCCCATCGCATCTTTATTGCCAGGATGCTAGCACACACGCCGCAGCAAAAG GGTTGGCCCATGTATGCACAGCTGCTGATTGATCTCTTCAAGTACCTGGCCCCATTCCTGAGGAATGTCGAGCTCAACAAACCTATGCAAATCCTCTATAAg GGCACACTGCGAGTGCTCCTGGTCCTGCTGCATGACTTCCCAGAGTTCCTGTGTGACTACCATTATGGCTTCTGTGATGTTATTCCACCCAACTGCATCCAGCTCCGTAACCTCATCCTCAGTGCCTTTCCACGCAACATGAGACTCCCTGACCCGTTCACACCTAATCTCAAG GTGGACATGCTGAGTGAGATCAACATCGCTCCCCGAATCCTCACCAACTTCACAGGTGTTATGCCTTCCCAGTTCAAGAAGGACCTGGACTCCTATCTGAAGACTCGCTCACCAGTCACTTTCCTGTCAGAGCTGCGCAGCAACCTGCAG GTGTCGAATGAGCCAGGAAACCGCTACAACATCCAGCTG